The Fusarium oxysporum f. sp. lycopersici 4287 chromosome 1, whole genome shotgun sequence DNA segment GTCTTAAGCTCTGTCTCGCCATTCTTGCATACGGCTTCGACCTCTTCTTTGAGCATCTCATACTCAACATGCCAGGTCTGCCAATGCTTCAGGACATTCTGCAGCTTGCTGAGATCATCTTCCAGCTGCCTTTGTTGCTTATCAAAGTCCGAAACCTCCGACATTTTTCTAATTCGGTGCAACTTTTATGACGCTGCGATGAAAGgagaaagatgaggaagaaagTTTGTAAGGCGttgaagtcatgatgaatgGTCCAACCTCTCCactaagaaaaaaaagttaGGAACCAACCTTTGAAGATTGGCGGGCTAACTTCGGCTATCAATCTGGCTATTTCACCGTCAACGTTTGCCCCACAACAACATCCGCCAATTCAAGCAATGACGATCGATAACGAGCGATCTCAGCCTTAGCGTTATGCACGCCCTTCAGGTCATAAGGCTTTAATCGCGGGGTGCACCAAGTTAGTAACGAGGTGAACTTCACGCTGTCTGTTATGGCATTAACAGATAATGCTATCTTTGGTTGCGAATTCCGATAGAACATCAGCATGTTCAAATGTGGGCAAGCATGTAATACATCGGCCTGAATTCTTCCGACCAACCTCTTTACATGCCAGATGCACTTCCATATATCCAAGGAATTATAAGACGACGTATGGCGGTACCTGCCTAATGAGTTATCCCCACAAGCAGAGGTCGCTGTATAAAAGCAGAAGATCTTTCGCCGTGGGCTGACCTGCAACTTCGTTCACTATACATTGATCACCAACAAAACAGTCTTCACTACCTACACATCTAAGCCTATCTGTAACTGTCTCAACCATGGCAGAATGTAATGAAAGCAAGACTCTTGAAGCCAAGTGCTATTGCGGCTCTGTCCATTACACAATCGATGTACCGGTTTCGAAACTACCTCTACTCACCCATCTCTGCCATTGCAGCCTCTGCAGGTATGGCTCTGGTGCGCCATGCATCTTCCATGCTCCGCTACCGGATGGGGTGAAACCCAAGTTCGTGGAACCATCCTCCAGAAGTAATATGACGAGCTACGCCATCGGGAAGAAGATCGGAACATGGAACTTCTGCTCAACGTGTGGTTGTCACATTGCTTCAACTGGGCCGCCTGAGAACGAGTTCTGGACAGTTGCTTCATCAACATTCGTGAATGCTTCAGACTTCTTTGATGTCCGCAAGCACATCTTCAGCAACTCCACAAAGGACCGGGGGATCGCCGAAGCCCTGACACATACTGGCGGAAAGGAGTTCATTGACTGGAACCCTTCTGACGGTAGCCCCGAGGCAAAGATTGTTGAATCTCGTGTGGAAGTTGGGAAGGACGGGGAAGAGCGTCTTCGTGTGGAATGCGAGTGTAAAGGCATCTCTTTCACTATTCCCCGGCCGAGCcaagagatcaaggaggacAAATTCTATTCACAATTCGTTTCTCATAGAGACGATACCAAGTGGCTTGCGACTTTTGACGCATGTGACGATTGCCGGCTTCACAATGGGACTAACGTTGTGGGATGGACGTTTGTCCCTTTATCCATATGCGAGCCCCGTATCGAAGACGATCTACTCATTGGGAGCGCCAAGACGTTCAAATCGTCGGACAATGTCGTGAGATCCTTCTGCGGCACTTGCGGTGCAACCGTTTTCTTCTCTCACGCTTGTCGAAGGCCGTCTGAGAACCATCATGTTGTCGACTTGGCCACGGGTATCATCAGAGCACCTGAGGGTGTCATGGCAGAGAAGTGGCTCACTTGGCGAGCAAGGTTGGCATGGGCTGATAGCGGAAAGAGATTCGATAGTGACTTCACTGAAGCACTGCAAGAAGGCATGAACAAGTGggtgttgaagagagaaggTCTTGTTGAGGATTACAATATCGGTTGATGGCTCCGATATTCGGAGGTTTGCCGAAGGACAATGCATGTTAGTCTTAGGGTTGTCAGGTGTTTGTTGGTGAAGTGACAACGATTCACAACTGCATGGTTAAAGTTGAACTGTCAGAATAATAGCAAATATTTATTCCTCTATTTCCTTATGAATTTTTATATAAACTTAGCCATGGCTATTAATCCCATCAGCGGCATTCGCCTCCCGAAGCCCGTCCTGTCACTAAGTTCTTAGCGGGATACACCCCGAGTCTGGTGTGCGGCGACATCGCTTCATGAGCCCAAATCTCTATTCAGCAAAGTCGAAAGAGTTTATGTCTGATATCTCTGGACTGTACCGGCTCTCTTTCGATATTAGTTACTTGTGGTGCGGCCACTGAGCTCGAATACCTCATCTATAGCACGGCGTTGATTTCACGAGTGGATTACCCGAGATTTCTGCGAGTTACCACCACTAAAGACAAGGCAGCTTCACTTAAACATCTCAAGACGTTGCCGATTTCAATGCGTCATGTCTTTTGGCGGGCTTTTAGGCAACCTTTCAGTTTCATAGCGGTACAACGAGTCGCGGTATCCACCATGGCCTCGAAAGGACGGTCCTATAATGTACGCAACCTCTCATACTGCTTCAagaaaaggacaagaaggatggCCAGCTGACTTATTTTAGGATGCCATTGATGCGCTCAACTCACTTCAGACACCTTTTGATGTCGTCGAGGCTCGTCGGAAGGCGGGGATAAGGCCTGATGCTGTGTCTATCAAGGAAATGCAGACATACCTTCATCGCATTGGATATACTGTAAGACTCTCGAGCACGAAACATATGCATGAGACTGATCAAGTGACAGCCGTCTGATCTCAATCGCCTAAATATTGTACATGTAGCCGGCACAAAAGGCAAAGGTAGTACCTGCGCCTTTGTCGACTCTATCCTCTCTCAGTATCAGCACACAAGGGGCACACCCCGCAAGACAGGCTTTTTCACATCGCCTCATCTCATCGCTGTTCGTGAGCGCATACGCATCAACTCAACGCCCATTTCAGAAGACCTATTCGCAAAGTATTTCTTCGAAGTGTGGGACCTTCTCGAATCGGCACCGAAAGATGATGCAAAGAAACTCATGGCTCCTCGACCTATTTATGCGCGATATCtgactttgatgagttggcaTGTCTTTCTTCAAGAGGGCATAGATGTTGCTATATATGAGACTGGTATCGGTGGTGAATTTGATGCTACAAACGTTGTAGAGAAGCCTATAGCATCTGGCATTAGTACACTGGGCATTGATCATGTCTTTGCTCTCGGTGATACGGTGGCTAAGATTGCATGGCATAAGGCGGGCATCATGAAGACTGGAAGCGCGGCTTTTACAATCGAACAGGTCCCAGACGCAGAAGAAGTTCTGAGGAAAAGAGCCTCGGAAAAGAACGTGGATCTGAAAGTCCTACCAGTCGACCCTCGGCTTAGCAGCGTTCAAATTCGACCAGATGCAACTTTTCAGAAGCGCAATGCTACACTGGCTATCGCACTCGCCGAAACAGCACTGGAGAAAGTTGGCATTTCTCTACCGCCTCGGACGGATACTTTACCCCAGGAGTTTGTAGACGGGCTTGAAAAGGTTGTGTGGAGAGGTCGGTgtgaggtcaagaaggaagacaagGTGACATGGCACGTCGATGGCGCCCATACTTCTGATAGTCTCAAGATGTCTTCTAAGTGGTTCAAGGACGAAACTTCTGGACGGTAAGTCATTATATTACCCTATCCTGCCCTTCAACTAATAGATTCAGCAATGGACCGCGTGTCATGATCTTCAATCAACAAGGCCGTTCAGAAGCTGTCGACTTTCTCGAGTCCGTCTTTAAGGCGACCAGACGAGAAGGACAACCAGCATTTGACCATGTCATCTTCTGCACAAACGTCACCTATGCAGCATCTGGCTACAAGCGTGACTTTGTCAACCGTCAATTCGACCCTGCTgagattgataagatgaCTGTTCAGCAACGGTTTGCGGATAAGTGGATGTCCCTTGATCCCACGGCCACAGTAAAAGTCATGCCCACAATCGAACAATCCATTAACTACGCTCGGCATCTTGGAGAGGATCTCCCAGAGGGAGAGACGGTGCAGGCCTTTATCACGGGAAGCTTGCATCTTGTTGGTGGTGCCTTAGGAATACTGGAAAAGGCTGATGCTCTATGATTTGATGATAATAGAACGAGCTGATTTGGTGGGCACATCAGGGAGTATCTATAATAGACCTTCAGGCTCCAGCGCTCGCAAAACACCCCCTGCAAGATACATGCTCCCTGTTGACAAAACCTTCTGATGAGATCCTGCAACTTTTCTGGCCTCAGTTACAGCGTCCTGGATATTATCAAATGTGTTGACCTCACAATTAGCTGCTCTCTCAGCCATCATTTTTGCAACACGTGTCTGAACACTCAGAtctctggcttcttcatccgTTGACGGTCCCTCCTGATCGTTCCTTGTAAAGAGCGCATGGCTGAATATGTTTTCTCTCCCTGTAACTTCTTGAACAGTGTCAAGCAATGTTGCCAGCAGTTGTGTTGCATCTCTCTCCTGCTGGTTGAAAACCAGAACTGCCGATTCATCGTTTCCAATATTCGAAGCAAACCATTTTGCGACCTCATACATGCTATCCTTCGTATGCGCACCATCCAGGTACCAGCCAATATGGCCCTGCTGAATGATCTCACAGCGCCCTCTGAGACTTGCCTCCTTGAGCCCTGTAAACATCTTTTCTGGAAGGTTAAGAAAAGCAGTCTTGGGATCAACACTCATACCTAGATGTTGTCGTACAGCAAGCACAGCAAGAGCTTGGTTATACTTTTGAAAATCACCTGGTAGTCTCCCAGCCACACCTCCCCATCGTTCGACACTGGCGTCATCCAACTCGATGAGCTCAGCGCCTTTTTCTGCTGCTCGCTGTTGAAGTACTTGCCTCACGCCAGGCTTCTCGTCCATGCGTCGGACAAAGCCACGCACACCTGGCTTAAGAATGCCGGCTTTGTGCCATGAGATCTTCTCAACCGTGTCGCCCAGCATCGCGACATGATCTATACCCAGCTGCGTGATGACCGCGGCAGAAACAGCCTCAGGAGGCACCACATTTGTGGCGTCGTACTCTCCACCAATACCGCATTCAAGAACAACGCTATCGACCTTTTCTCTCAGGAAGATATGCCAAGCAAGGAGTGTCATAAAGCGGAAGAAGAATGGCTTTGAGCCAGGTCCTTCGGACTCGGTGAGGCTTTTGCCATCCTTCTTAGCAGCTTCAGACAGCCTTTCCCAGAGCTCAAAGAAAGCCTCAGCGAAGAGTTTCTGAGAAACCTGCTCTCCTTGAATGGCAATGCGCTCGCGCGGACTCACGAGATGTGGGCTCGTGTAAGTCCCAACAGTCTCGTACTGCCGTAGCATACCCGTCGCAAATGCACTTACagagcctttgcctttggtgCCCGCTATGTGAATGTGTCTCAGACGTGCAAGATCCTTTGGTTCATATCCAGCACGTCGGAGCCATTCGCGCATCTCAGGAATAGCTAAAGCATTGAGATCTTTTGGTGGTACGGATGAGGCATTTGGGGCAATTGATTTGTCAAAAAGATTCGTGGCTTGGCGATTTGAGTAAAGTGTCGAAAGTTGACGGAGAGCTTCATTGTAATCGCGGAACACGGTGCCAATACCCCTCCGTGCCGCCATTGTGTGCGTTAATTGATTTCTCAGCAGGGAACTGAGGTTTTCATTCAGTAGGTAGTTTAAACCAGTGCTGTCAGGTCTGGCTGAGACATGAGTGCATTGATACAGGTCTTGTAAGAATCAATGCCCAAGTTAAATGCGAAGGTGAAGAAACGGAGTTGGATGAGTAGCTTATTAGGTCGTCATGTGTAACTTATGTGGTACTTCTACACCAGCCTTTTGTCCCAGTTGACATACTCCAGTTATATTGGCCAACAATTCATATACAACAAAAACCAACAGTTTGATGTTATTGTGACAAGTCAACGATCAAGTATTCTTCGCTGTCAACAATGTCGAATTCGATCTCTAAAATTTTTACTTCCTACTGGATATTAACAAGTTGTTCAGTTCTGGTGTTGTATTAATCAACAAATGATGAGGAATCATGCAACAAGGCATTAATATCGGCAATAATAAATAGTCAAAAGATGGTAACCACGCCCTCATCGTCTATTGCTATCTAATACACGGCTATCCAGCCTCTCTCTAGACACGACGGCGCCTGGGTCCAATTATACACAACAAATGAGACATCCCTTTTTTGTTTAATCCACACGGAGACTCTGAAGACGGGCTTCTGTGGCAATCACCTATAATCATGTTAGCAAAGCAAAGATAAACATATGGAAAACGATAAAACTCACGTCGAGAGCCTGCTGAACCTCCAACACCTTGCGAACCTCGCCTAGCCAATCCTTACTCAAGGTTTTGGCCCATCCATCCAAGCCGTTAATTTCTCGCGCCGCAGAATCCAGATCACCCTCCTCAAGGTACGTTTGGGTTCGGGTGAGAATGCTCTCAACATCGTTACCGTCCGCAAGACCTTGCTTCTTGAACATAACGTGGCTAAGAACCCAGCTGGAAGCGTGGCTGGCAACACCGGCCTCATCGGGTAACAATGAAGCCTTTCGGACCTCATTGGCGACACGACGGAAACGGTCGATCAGCTGGGAGGTAGTAGAGATACCGCGTTGGTAAGCGGATGGGTTAACGGAGGCGATGGCGGCATTGACAACAGGATCATCGGAAGCGATTTCTCGGAGAGCAACGAGCTCGCGAATAAAAGGGCGAGGGTGGTGGTCATCCTCCAAGCTGGCTCGGACAGCCTCAACGGCAACGTGCAGCTGCTGAGTCTTGAGGTTGGTGTCAATAACATCGTTCCAGCCTGTGGtaagcttctcaaggtctGATACGGCAGACGACAGAGCGTTCAGCTTGCCTAGTCGGCTCTCACGCTCCTGCTCAACTtgcttctcaacatccttggtAAACTCCTTCTTAAGGGCCAAAGCCTGCTGCGCGAGCTGGTTCTGGAGTTTCTCCTCGTTAAGTTTCTTCTCACGCTCAAGAAGCACATTAACTCGGTCCTCATAGTTTTCTCGgaccttcttcatctcctgctCAAAGTCTTGTCGCCATTGGTTCTCCTGGTTGATCATGGTGTTCTCAACACGATCGATTAGATCTGTAGCAGCCTTGTCGAACTCCTCAATCTTTTCTCTGACTTGCTGggcagccttcttctcgaacTCACCCTTCATGGCCTTAAGCTTGCCTCCAACCTTGGCGATCTCATCCTTAGCCTTGCTAACAGAGGTGCCATACTTGCCATGAGCATTGTCGGCGTTGATGACTAGGATAAGGTCGTTCACCATGTGGACGAGGTCTTGA contains these protein-coding regions:
- a CDS encoding folylpolyglutamate synthase: MRHVFWRAFRQPFSFIAVQRVAVSTMASKGRSYNDAIDALNSLQTPFDVVEARRKAGIRPDAVSIKEMQTYLHRIGYTPSDLNRLNIVHVAGTKGKGSTCAFVDSILSQYQHTRGTPRKTGFFTSPHLIAVRERIRINSTPISEDLFAKYFFEVWDLLESAPKDDAKKLMAPRPIYARYLTLMSWHVFLQEGIDVAIYETGIGGEFDATNVVEKPIASGISTLGIDHVFALGDTVAKIAWHKAGIMKTGSAAFTIEQVPDAEEVLRKRASEKNVDLKVLPVDPRLSSVQIRPDATFQKRNATLAIALAETALEKVGISLPPRTDTLPQEFVDGLEKVVWRGRCEVKKEDKVTWHVDGAHTSDSLKMSSKWFKDETSGRNGPRVMIFNQQGRSEAVDFLESVFKATRREGQPAFDHVIFCTNVTYAASGYKRDFVNRQFDPAEIDKMTVQQRFADKWMSLDPTATVKVMPTIEQSINYARHLGEDLPEGETVQAFITGSLHLVGGALGILEKADAL